A region of Paenibacillus sp. JNUCC-31 DNA encodes the following proteins:
- a CDS encoding beta-glucoside-specific PTS transporter subunit IIABC, which produces MSQEKLAKEIVELVGGEKNVVSLVHCATRLRFVLKDDAKADKAKLEKTEGIIAVKENGGQFQVVVGNKVPEVYSAIGQISNILDDSSEKEKPSKSAKGIGGIIDVISSIFAPLLGVMAGAGILKGLLLIASNVGWLETTETTYKILFAAADSLFYFLPLLLAVTTARKFKGNMFVAMTIAGALIYPSIVTLKAEGTQTDFFGIPVILMNYSSTVIPIILAVIVMSKLEKFFNKVLHESVKNFVTPLFLLVIMVPLTLLVFGPFGVYVGNAIASGLVAAFGFSPLLAGAVMGASWQLLVIFGIHWGLIPVFINNVAVYGRDGVKPAATASIFAQTGAAFGVMLKTKNKKLKTLAGSSTLTALFGITEPAIYGVTLPLKRPFIAGVIGGAVGGAIIGQAGTQAFASGAPGLLTLPIFYGPGGEGFPGLILGICVSFVVSAALTYIMGFKDPVEEEEQEKSMDSTNSSVRTADSVDQEVLSPIEGTIVELTEVPDPAFSSGAMGKGIAIEPAVGRVVAPFDGTITVAFKKKHALAVVSDTGAEILVHVGVDTVKLDGQHFTSHIQEGDRVKAGDLLLEFDIAAIKAAGYHTVTPIIVTNSANYEDVVPLITGQVRVEEPLLTLYGGKGQEQN; this is translated from the coding sequence ATGAGTCAGGAAAAACTCGCAAAAGAGATCGTCGAACTGGTCGGCGGCGAAAAGAATGTGGTATCACTGGTACATTGCGCAACACGTTTGCGTTTTGTATTAAAGGATGATGCAAAAGCAGACAAAGCCAAGCTGGAAAAAACAGAAGGAATTATCGCAGTGAAGGAAAATGGGGGACAGTTCCAGGTAGTCGTTGGCAATAAGGTGCCTGAAGTTTACAGTGCGATTGGTCAGATCAGCAACATTTTGGATGATTCTTCCGAAAAGGAAAAGCCGAGTAAGTCTGCGAAAGGTATAGGCGGCATAATCGATGTAATATCCAGTATTTTTGCACCGCTCTTAGGGGTTATGGCCGGAGCCGGTATCCTGAAAGGTTTGCTGCTCATTGCAAGCAATGTCGGCTGGCTCGAAACGACGGAAACCACATATAAGATCTTATTTGCAGCAGCAGACAGTCTGTTTTATTTCCTGCCTTTGCTGTTAGCGGTTACAACCGCTCGCAAATTCAAGGGTAATATGTTTGTGGCAATGACGATTGCTGGTGCATTAATATATCCGTCCATCGTTACGCTGAAGGCGGAGGGAACGCAAACCGATTTCTTCGGTATCCCGGTGATTTTGATGAATTATTCATCTACCGTTATCCCTATTATTCTGGCAGTTATTGTCATGAGCAAATTGGAGAAGTTCTTTAATAAGGTTCTTCACGAAAGTGTGAAAAATTTTGTCACTCCATTATTTTTGCTGGTCATTATGGTACCTCTTACTTTGCTCGTATTCGGTCCATTCGGCGTATATGTAGGTAATGCCATTGCATCTGGTCTCGTGGCTGCCTTCGGATTCAGTCCGCTGTTGGCCGGAGCTGTTATGGGTGCAAGCTGGCAGCTGCTCGTTATTTTCGGAATTCACTGGGGACTCATTCCCGTATTTATCAATAACGTTGCTGTATATGGACGCGATGGCGTCAAACCAGCTGCGACGGCTTCCATCTTCGCACAGACCGGAGCTGCATTCGGCGTTATGCTGAAAACCAAAAATAAAAAGCTGAAAACGCTGGCGGGTTCATCGACATTGACAGCCTTGTTCGGGATTACCGAACCAGCCATCTATGGTGTCACTCTACCACTTAAACGTCCATTCATCGCAGGAGTTATCGGTGGCGCTGTTGGCGGAGCCATCATTGGTCAAGCGGGGACTCAGGCTTTCGCTTCGGGCGCTCCAGGACTACTAACTTTGCCGATCTTCTATGGACCGGGTGGAGAGGGCTTCCCTGGACTGATCCTTGGGATCTGCGTATCCTTTGTTGTTTCGGCTGCATTGACGTACATTATGGGATTCAAAGATCCGGTTGAAGAAGAAGAACAAGAAAAAAGCATGGATTCCACCAATTCATCAGTAAGAACAGCGGATTCCGTGGATCAAGAAGTTCTTAGCCCGATTGAGGGGACCATTGTTGAACTGACTGAGGTTCCAGATCCGGCATTTTCATCCGGAGCGATGGGTAAAGGGATTGCCATCGAGCCGGCAGTCGGCCGTGTCGTTGCTCCTTTTGACGGTACCATTACCGTGGCATTCAAAAAGAAACATGCCCTGGCTGTCGTATCGGATACGGGGGCTGAGATTTTGGTTCATGTCGGGGTGGATACCGTTAAGCTCGATGGTCAGCACTTTACATCACACATTCAGGAAGGTGATCGGGTTAAAGCAGGAGATTTGCTGCTGGAATTCGATATCGCTGCAATCAAGGCCGCTGGTTATCATACGGTAACCCCGATCATTGTAACGAATTCTGCGAACTATGAGGATGTGGTACCTTTGATTACGGGACAAGTGCGAGTTGAAGAACCGTTACTGACCCTGTACGGTGGAAAGGGACAGGAACAAAATTAA
- a CDS encoding GNAT family N-acetyltransferase, protein MKQTIQSDELIIDCKDIYLREYRPEDLEKLQEITWQPEVYEFLPGWNATVEERVLWLTQYEIPENQNFKQAVLTGGDVGDLYLRLAIVLKENDEFIGWCCSGIKEELPVPNREIMYGISKHFRNRGYTTQAVQGITQYLFENTNVEVLNAIALLTNQASNKVIQKCNFEWLSLIEIENEPYNHYQLCKP, encoded by the coding sequence ATGAAACAAACCATACAAAGTGATGAATTAATCATTGATTGCAAAGATATTTATTTGCGCGAGTATCGACCTGAGGATTTGGAGAAATTGCAGGAAATCACCTGGCAGCCCGAGGTTTATGAATTTTTGCCTGGATGGAATGCTACGGTTGAAGAGAGAGTACTTTGGCTCACTCAATACGAAATCCCTGAGAATCAGAATTTTAAACAAGCTGTTTTGACGGGAGGGGACGTTGGGGACTTGTATTTACGTTTGGCTATCGTGCTCAAAGAAAATGATGAGTTCATAGGATGGTGCTGCTCGGGGATCAAGGAGGAGCTGCCAGTGCCCAATCGGGAGATCATGTACGGCATTTCTAAACACTTCAGGAACCGGGGCTATACAACGCAGGCAGTACAAGGAATAACACAGTATTTGTTTGAAAATACAAACGTTGAAGTGTTGAATGCCATCGCTTTATTAACGAATCAGGCATCCAATAAGGTAATACAGAAATGCAATTTTGAATGGCTGAGTTTGATCGAAATCGAGAATGAACCGTACAACCATTACCAACTGTGCAAGCCCTAA
- a CDS encoding HAD-IA family hydrolase, protein MDSKPQLVLDLAGVLITNLSSSFWQELARYAGTPFPVLIEQLSGIRKDLWTGRMTEEQFWIWMQAQYSNIEKIYAYELLEKTTELLPAMHCLERWSEQAELHLLSNHCQEWIQPILPLIQPYSKSVTISNQVGYCKPNIEIYELVQSRIHKAARIIFVDDQAKNLKPAAELGWETLLADEQHQWIAEMDGWLADQR, encoded by the coding sequence ATGGATTCCAAACCGCAGCTTGTTTTAGATCTGGCGGGTGTTCTGATCACCAATCTTTCCTCTTCATTCTGGCAGGAGCTTGCGAGGTATGCAGGTACGCCTTTTCCTGTATTAATCGAGCAATTGAGTGGTATACGTAAGGACTTGTGGACAGGAAGGATGACAGAGGAACAATTCTGGATCTGGATGCAAGCACAATATTCCAATATTGAAAAGATATATGCTTATGAATTGCTTGAAAAAACAACAGAGTTGTTACCTGCCATGCATTGTCTTGAACGATGGAGTGAGCAGGCGGAACTTCATCTCCTGAGCAATCATTGTCAAGAATGGATTCAGCCCATTTTGCCGCTGATCCAACCGTATTCCAAAAGTGTAACGATTTCCAATCAGGTCGGATATTGCAAGCCGAACATTGAGATATATGAACTCGTACAATCCCGTATACATAAAGCTGCGCGTATTATATTTGTGGATGATCAAGCAAAAAATTTGAAACCTGCTGCTGAGCTGGGATGGGAAACATTACTTGCCGATGAACAGCATCAATGGATTGCTGAAATGGACGGATGGCTCGCAGACCAACGATAA
- a CDS encoding 6-phospho-beta-glucosidase: MSNFKFPKDFLWGGAIAANQAEGAYLKDGKGLSIVDLLPTGEKRRSIMKGNVPALTPLETEFYPSHEAIDFYHRYPEDIALFAEMGFKALRVSIAWARIFPTGEDAQPNEAGLQFYDRLFDELLKHGIEPVVTLAHFDVPVNLIEKYGSWRSRELVTLFETYAKTVFSRYKDKVKYWMTFNEINMLLHLPFLGAGLVFRDGDHVKEIQYQAAHHQLVASALAVKTCHEIIPGAMIGCMLAAGSFYPYTCNPEDVFQGMEKDRESYFFIDVQSRGEYPGYAKRFFKDHGLNIAMQPGDAEILKNHTVDYIGFSYYSSRTTSTDPEVVKNMTSGNVFGSVANPYLAKSEWGWTIDPKGFRITANQLHDRYQKPLFVVENGFGAHDEVTPEGEVNDDYRIDYLKRHVAEMGEALQDGVDIIGYTSWGPIDIVSASSGEMRKRYGYIYVDRDNEGKGDLKRIKKKSFHWYKNVIESDGTHLGEA; this comes from the coding sequence ATGAGTAATTTTAAGTTTCCCAAAGACTTTTTGTGGGGTGGAGCCATTGCTGCCAATCAGGCGGAGGGCGCTTATCTGAAAGATGGTAAAGGACTGAGCATTGTTGATCTGCTGCCAACTGGAGAGAAACGAAGAAGCATTATGAAGGGGAATGTCCCTGCATTGACTCCGCTGGAAACCGAGTTTTATCCTTCACATGAAGCGATTGATTTCTACCATCGTTATCCCGAGGATATCGCTCTGTTTGCCGAGATGGGATTCAAAGCGCTGCGTGTGTCGATTGCCTGGGCACGGATTTTCCCAACCGGAGAAGATGCACAGCCGAATGAAGCGGGCTTGCAGTTTTATGATCGATTATTCGATGAACTGTTGAAGCATGGCATCGAACCTGTAGTGACACTTGCTCACTTCGATGTACCGGTTAATCTGATTGAGAAATATGGCAGCTGGAGAAGCCGTGAGTTGGTGACTCTGTTTGAAACATACGCGAAAACCGTATTCAGCCGTTATAAGGATAAGGTGAAATACTGGATGACGTTTAACGAGATTAATATGCTGCTGCATCTGCCATTCCTTGGTGCGGGGCTGGTCTTCAGGGATGGTGATCATGTAAAAGAGATTCAGTATCAGGCAGCACACCATCAACTGGTGGCAAGTGCACTGGCGGTTAAAACCTGTCACGAGATCATCCCGGGCGCAATGATCGGCTGTATGCTCGCAGCAGGCAGCTTCTATCCGTATACCTGTAATCCGGAAGATGTGTTCCAGGGCATGGAGAAAGACAGGGAGTCCTATTTCTTCATTGATGTTCAGTCGCGTGGAGAATACCCGGGTTATGCCAAACGTTTCTTCAAGGATCATGGATTGAATATTGCCATGCAGCCAGGTGATGCGGAAATTTTGAAAAACCATACGGTTGATTATATCGGATTTAGTTATTATTCAAGTCGTACAACCTCCACAGACCCAGAAGTCGTCAAGAACATGACCAGCGGCAATGTATTTGGTTCTGTAGCCAATCCTTATTTGGCAAAATCGGAGTGGGGTTGGACGATTGATCCCAAAGGCTTCCGTATTACAGCCAATCAACTGCATGACAGGTATCAAAAACCGCTGTTTGTTGTAGAGAATGGATTTGGAGCCCATGATGAGGTTACACCTGAGGGCGAAGTTAACGATGACTATCGAATCGATTATTTGAAACGTCACGTTGCCGAGATGGGCGAAGCTCTGCAGGATGGTGTAGACATTATCGGTTATACAAGCTGGGGACCAATCGATATTGTCAGCGCTTCTTCAGGCGAGATGAGAAAACGTTATGGTTATATCTACGTGGACCGTGACAATGAAGGTAAGGGTGACCTGAAGCGGATCAAGAAAAAGAGCTTCCATTGGTATAAAAATGTTATTGAATCGGATGGTACTCATTTAGGCGAAGCATAA
- a CDS encoding sensor histidine kinase translates to MVSLSKKDKRHWIWLQRLISPRSLRSQLLARSLFILAALLLLIGFLQFWIMESFLYRNQAKTMEEQLMSMPPVWLGPSSRSGGGATNNPFGGQSGSDPRGSGNRFLYIPDRSLALFDNQSGFEDIFGEDGLTAPRLTSAEYQNITEQINDKQHVPYRIVMDSEGNEQLIVFSSPGPRNRGLPMVQMGTPTKPLKDLIVKQLLIFLMLSLLAMVAGLVLYTKALRRTLIPLSSMVDTVQRIDAGSLAERLPAVQGQQEVDQLALSFNGMLERLEDSFEAERESKEQMQRFLSDASHELRTPLTSIHGFIEVLKRGAASNSEQLYSALNSMYGESVRINKLVEDLLMLTKLDQAPQQEQEVIQLGSLLLEMQPQLVMMAQERQVHLDLTAEVHVMADAHKLKQVVLNLFHNAVQHTDSDRGTINVTLYAVQHKAELTVKDNGSGIESEHLPHIFERFYRTSSSRSRKQGGAGLGLAITRSIVESYGGKITVRSQIGAGTEFTIILPLIKSEA, encoded by the coding sequence ATGGTTTCTTTATCAAAGAAAGATAAGCGTCATTGGATATGGCTGCAACGATTGATCTCACCACGTTCGCTGCGCTCTCAATTACTCGCGCGCTCGCTGTTCATTTTGGCTGCTTTGCTCTTGTTAATTGGTTTTCTTCAATTTTGGATTATGGAGAGCTTTCTGTATCGCAACCAGGCGAAAACCATGGAAGAACAGTTGATGTCCATGCCCCCTGTGTGGCTTGGCCCGTCCTCGCGTAGTGGCGGTGGTGCGACAAATAATCCTTTTGGCGGGCAATCTGGATCAGATCCAAGAGGATCAGGCAATCGTTTCCTGTACATTCCTGATCGTTCACTTGCCTTATTTGATAATCAAAGTGGCTTCGAGGATATATTTGGTGAAGACGGTCTGACCGCTCCTCGCTTGACGTCAGCTGAATATCAGAACATTACGGAACAGATCAACGACAAGCAACATGTTCCGTACCGGATTGTAATGGATAGTGAAGGCAATGAGCAGCTCATCGTCTTCTCTTCCCCTGGACCGCGTAATCGCGGCTTACCCATGGTGCAGATGGGCACGCCTACGAAACCGCTAAAAGATCTGATTGTGAAACAGCTTCTGATCTTCTTGATGTTATCTCTACTCGCCATGGTTGCTGGACTCGTTCTATACACAAAAGCACTTCGCCGGACACTCATTCCCTTGTCCAGCATGGTAGATACCGTGCAGCGGATCGATGCGGGCAGTCTGGCCGAACGCCTTCCTGCGGTCCAGGGACAACAGGAAGTGGATCAACTGGCGCTTTCATTTAACGGTATGCTCGAAAGGCTGGAAGACTCGTTTGAAGCAGAACGGGAGTCGAAGGAGCAGATGCAGCGTTTTCTGTCTGATGCTTCCCATGAACTGCGCACCCCTCTTACCTCCATTCACGGATTCATTGAGGTGCTCAAGCGCGGTGCAGCGTCCAACAGCGAGCAATTATATAGCGCTTTGAACAGCATGTATGGTGAATCTGTACGAATTAATAAACTTGTAGAGGATCTGCTGATGCTGACCAAGCTGGACCAGGCGCCTCAGCAGGAGCAGGAAGTTATCCAACTGGGCAGTCTGCTGCTCGAAATGCAGCCACAGCTCGTCATGATGGCTCAGGAAAGACAAGTTCATCTCGACCTGACCGCTGAAGTTCATGTTATGGCTGATGCTCACAAATTGAAACAGGTTGTGCTCAATCTGTTCCATAATGCAGTACAGCACACCGATTCGGATCGCGGAACCATCAATGTCACGTTGTACGCCGTTCAACATAAAGCCGAATTAACCGTTAAAGATAACGGCTCAGGGATTGAATCGGAACATCTGCCTCACATTTTTGAACGTTTCTATCGGACAAGCTCTTCCCGTTCGAGAAAACAAGGGGGCGCGGGGCTAGGCCTTGCCATTACCCGTTCCATTGTGGAATCGTATGGCGGGAAAATTACAGTGCGCAGCCAAATAGGTGCAGGAACTGAATTTACGATCATTTTACCCTTGATAAAGAGTGAAGCCTAA
- a CDS encoding ATP-binding cassette domain-containing protein translates to MAIELEHVGIASSQADKRALLQDVTVKLNCGEITLVLGCTGSGKTTLLQTIAGLKPPDTGSLKLDGEPFWQNGKVPQSILLQMGLVFQFPEQQLFARSIGREFAYSLRPYRLPDEQKKKQISEALERWDSPAGHEGEERFHSDRSPFALSGGERRRLGLALGTATQPSWLLLDEPSAGLEAQGVVMLLEALNQQRNAGEGAIVATHDLDTFLPHADRVLLLQEGRLVADLTPRELHTRPDLLELAGIGLPPSMQLAQQFAAAGIHLSFTALTPEEMAESIVRSIHEPFEQKVDVIGNEDQFRIDEAKQALTSSDTSGGESTQEIMYAHAESGSSRGLYGAMDPRLKWVLYILLVTAAMLQHHWLGLSLTLVPVILALVVLPRQALIGCLKLMKPLVLFFLISTVLSGTTLSTEGGGLQFGFSLMQAEATLLNVYRLFIVTLASLWFSLTTPYGRMVAGLNWVLGVGQKIKLPVSSFALAVSLIFRFIPMIWSEWQRFSLIVRARGKAALRPNTVRVRDLGPMVIPLLMALFQRAEDMTIAMEMRKVRENSLLGARSSLLVWSKRDTWICLIGLIVFVFYIWIRN, encoded by the coding sequence TTGGCAATCGAATTAGAACATGTAGGCATAGCTTCGTCACAAGCTGACAAAAGAGCGCTGCTTCAAGATGTCACCGTCAAACTGAACTGTGGAGAAATCACTTTGGTACTGGGCTGCACAGGATCAGGCAAAACCACACTGCTGCAAACGATCGCTGGCCTAAAACCTCCAGATACGGGTAGCCTCAAGCTGGACGGAGAGCCTTTCTGGCAAAACGGGAAAGTGCCACAGTCCATTCTGCTGCAAATGGGATTGGTCTTTCAATTCCCGGAGCAACAGCTGTTCGCCCGAAGCATTGGGCGTGAATTTGCTTATTCCCTGCGTCCATATCGTCTACCCGATGAACAAAAGAAAAAGCAGATTTCCGAGGCGCTTGAGCGCTGGGACTCCCCAGCAGGTCATGAAGGGGAAGAACGCTTTCACTCGGATAGGTCACCCTTTGCACTAAGTGGGGGAGAACGGAGAAGACTGGGGCTTGCCCTTGGCACTGCTACGCAGCCTTCATGGCTATTGCTCGATGAACCTAGCGCCGGATTGGAAGCACAAGGTGTTGTCATGCTGCTGGAAGCATTGAATCAACAGCGAAATGCGGGTGAGGGAGCGATTGTGGCTACACACGACCTGGACACGTTTTTACCGCATGCGGATCGGGTTCTTTTGTTACAGGAGGGGCGTCTGGTTGCTGATCTCACACCAAGGGAACTTCATACAAGGCCAGATCTGCTGGAACTTGCCGGAATTGGTCTGCCACCTTCTATGCAACTGGCACAACAATTTGCGGCGGCGGGCATTCATTTGTCTTTTACTGCGTTGACCCCGGAAGAAATGGCTGAAAGCATAGTTCGGTCCATCCATGAGCCGTTTGAACAGAAAGTTGATGTTATTGGTAATGAGGATCAATTCAGAATAGATGAAGCAAAGCAAGCCTTAACAAGCTCCGACACTTCGGGAGGAGAAAGCACACAAGAGATCATGTACGCCCACGCTGAATCAGGATCAAGCAGAGGCTTGTATGGGGCCATGGACCCGCGTCTGAAATGGGTTTTATACATTTTGCTCGTGACTGCCGCGATGCTTCAGCACCACTGGTTGGGTCTGTCTCTTACGTTGGTGCCAGTCATCTTGGCACTCGTTGTGCTGCCGCGCCAGGCTTTGATTGGATGCTTGAAATTAATGAAGCCGCTCGTATTGTTCTTTCTCATATCAACCGTGTTGTCGGGGACAACCCTTTCAACAGAAGGGGGCGGTCTACAGTTCGGATTTTCCTTGATGCAGGCTGAGGCGACGTTACTGAATGTTTACCGTTTATTTATCGTCACGTTGGCAAGTCTTTGGTTTTCACTGACCACGCCTTATGGTCGCATGGTGGCAGGACTGAATTGGGTGCTCGGCGTCGGACAAAAAATAAAGCTGCCCGTCTCGTCATTTGCACTCGCCGTGTCGTTAATCTTCCGTTTTATCCCGATGATCTGGAGTGAATGGCAGCGATTCTCGCTGATTGTTCGGGCACGCGGCAAAGCTGCATTACGACCGAATACGGTGCGTGTGCGTGATCTGGGTCCGATGGTTATTCCCCTGCTTATGGCGCTGTTTCAGCGTGCAGAAGATATGACGATTGCGATGGAAATGCGGAAAGTTAGAGAGAATTCCCTGCTTGGAGCACGCTCATCCTTGTTGGTATGGTCCAAACGAGACACGTGGATTTGCCTAATTGGACTTATTGTTTTTGTGTTTTATATCTGGATCAGAAATTGA
- the licT gene encoding BglG family transcription antiterminator LicT → MKIAKVINNNVISIYQADGAELVVMGRGIAFKKKPGDKVDETRIQKVFALKNKQTSDNFKMLLREVPMELIEIVEEIITYARENLGRNLNENIYVSLTDHINFAIERYREGVEIKNALMWEIKQLYKAEFGLGLKTLEQIKSRLNIELPPDEAAYIALHIVNAEMNEEVITTMNITKFIQQIINIAKYHFKMEFDEESLSYFRFITHLKFFSQRVLSGTHYDNNYDHFYDMIKEKHPEAAACTEKIEMFVNKEYNHQLTNEEKLYLTVHIERVVNR, encoded by the coding sequence GTGAAAATAGCAAAGGTTATCAACAATAACGTCATTAGCATCTATCAGGCGGATGGAGCAGAGCTTGTGGTGATGGGGCGTGGGATTGCCTTTAAGAAAAAGCCGGGGGATAAAGTAGATGAGACCCGCATCCAGAAAGTATTTGCGCTTAAAAACAAGCAGACATCCGACAATTTCAAGATGCTGCTGCGCGAAGTACCCATGGAACTGATCGAAATTGTGGAAGAAATTATTACCTATGCCAGAGAGAATCTGGGCCGTAACCTGAATGAAAATATCTACGTTTCCCTAACCGATCATATTAACTTTGCGATTGAACGATATCGTGAAGGGGTTGAAATCAAGAATGCACTGATGTGGGAAATCAAACAGCTGTACAAAGCTGAGTTTGGACTAGGTCTGAAAACGCTGGAGCAGATCAAGTCCAGATTGAACATCGAGCTTCCACCGGATGAAGCAGCATATATTGCCCTGCATATTGTCAATGCGGAGATGAATGAAGAAGTCATCACAACGATGAACATCACGAAGTTTATTCAGCAGATTATTAATATAGCGAAATATCACTTCAAAATGGAATTCGATGAAGAGTCTCTCAGTTATTTTCGCTTCATTACGCATCTGAAATTCTTCTCCCAGAGGGTATTAAGCGGGACACATTATGACAACAACTATGACCACTTTTATGACATGATCAAAGAGAAGCACCCGGAAGCAGCCGCATGTACGGAAAAAATCGAAATGTTCGTCAACAAGGAATATAACCATCAGCTTACCAATGAAGAGAAATTATACTTGACCGTCCACATTGAACGAGTCGTTAATAGGTAG
- a CDS encoding GNAT family N-acetyltransferase, with translation MREINYSHYFWQDDQVRLRALREEDWEDHYYNRFDTPARRLLECAVELPPTNADAKKFTEAFSDFSLDRGRIMFTIENMDGENVGGVNLNSIDERNGTFSIGIQIDRDHRGKGYGTRAIRILLKYAFFERRLHKFNDSVLEGNEPSAVMMRKLGCVQEGVRRQVIYTDGKYQDLILFGLTKEEFIDKEGLA, from the coding sequence ATGAGAGAAATTAACTATAGCCATTATTTTTGGCAGGATGATCAGGTCAGATTGCGTGCTTTGCGTGAGGAAGATTGGGAGGATCATTATTATAACCGCTTCGATACACCCGCTCGTCGTTTACTGGAATGTGCAGTAGAGCTGCCACCTACGAATGCTGATGCGAAGAAATTTACGGAAGCCTTTTCCGATTTTTCTCTGGACAGAGGACGGATCATGTTCACGATTGAAAATATGGATGGTGAGAATGTCGGGGGCGTCAATCTGAACAGCATCGATGAGAGGAACGGTACCTTTAGTATTGGAATTCAAATTGACAGGGATCATCGTGGAAAAGGATACGGGACGAGAGCCATTCGAATCTTGCTGAAATATGCCTTTTTTGAGCGCAGGCTTCATAAATTCAATGATTCTGTTCTCGAAGGCAATGAACCTTCCGCAGTCATGATGAGAAAGCTTGGGTGTGTGCAGGAAGGCGTGCGTCGTCAGGTGATTTATACCGATGGAAAATACCAGGATCTGATCCTGTTCGGATTAACCAAAGAGGAATTTATCGATAAAGAGGGACTTGCATGA
- a CDS encoding ATP-binding cassette domain-containing protein yields MIQLENVRVHYASDSGRVRKAVDGVSLKVIPGEWISVVGANGSGKSTLAGLLIGFTPLSGGERKASSDLVVRGVLQQPDAQVLGDTIEEEFHFALSSLLESSDEQLRRREHALHITGLEHPPETAISMLSGGQKQLLNIAVALAAKPDVLILDEPTAMLDPGARDRMEAVVQTIVQQGTAVIWITHHLEEATLCDRIIAMEQGRCVYDGAPSAFFYGKEKAATRANAGKEAHQSSPCEKLGLAPPFTVQTALLLKRKGLLHHATPLRPEQLVKEVALWQSN; encoded by the coding sequence TTGATTCAACTAGAAAATGTCCGTGTTCATTATGCATCCGATTCAGGACGTGTTCGTAAGGCAGTGGATGGGGTTTCACTGAAAGTGATTCCCGGGGAATGGATAAGTGTTGTGGGGGCCAATGGAAGTGGAAAAAGTACCTTGGCCGGGTTGCTGATCGGATTCACTCCGCTATCCGGCGGAGAAAGGAAGGCTTCTTCGGATCTGGTTGTTCGTGGAGTTCTCCAGCAGCCTGATGCGCAGGTACTCGGAGATACCATTGAAGAGGAGTTTCATTTTGCCTTGTCCTCGTTGCTGGAATCTTCGGATGAGCAATTACGTCGGAGAGAGCACGCATTACATATAACAGGACTTGAACACCCGCCGGAGACGGCCATATCTATGCTGTCTGGAGGACAGAAGCAGTTGCTTAATATCGCGGTAGCGCTGGCGGCCAAGCCGGATGTACTCATTCTGGACGAACCTACGGCCATGCTTGATCCGGGAGCCAGAGATCGAATGGAAGCGGTAGTCCAAACCATTGTTCAGCAAGGGACGGCGGTAATCTGGATTACGCATCATTTGGAGGAAGCAACGTTATGCGATCGAATTATTGCCATGGAACAGGGACGATGCGTGTACGATGGAGCACCTTCGGCTTTCTTCTATGGAAAGGAGAAGGCAGCGACGAGGGCTAATGCAGGAAAAGAAGCACATCAATCATCGCCCTGCGAAAAGCTTGGTCTTGCTCCACCTTTTACAGTGCAGACGGCTCTACTCCTGAAACGGAAAGGCCTGCTCCATCATGCAACACCTCTGCGACCAGAGCAGTTGGTTAAGGAGGTAGCTCTTTGGCAATCGAATTAG
- a CDS encoding biotin transporter BioY encodes MKLSLRGIVFSALMAAILVLFGYISIPIGFSPVPITLQTLAVMLAGGLLGPLYGFLSIALVVVLTAIGFPLLHGAGGLAVLLGPTGGYVMMWPFSALLIGLLLSRIKLNGFVGYFLAFIVFEVFGSLLIYVSGVPWLAYAYKMSLPEAMIQGFYPYIIGDLIKALFAAIIIAPVRMVFPPQRLTGNMNSTVVRADS; translated from the coding sequence ATGAAATTATCTTTGCGAGGTATTGTATTTAGCGCACTTATGGCAGCTATACTCGTTCTTTTTGGTTACATAAGTATTCCCATTGGTTTCTCTCCTGTGCCGATTACACTGCAAACTCTTGCGGTTATGCTGGCAGGCGGACTGCTTGGCCCATTATATGGTTTTCTAAGTATCGCTCTGGTTGTAGTCCTGACTGCAATTGGCTTCCCGCTTCTGCATGGCGCAGGCGGACTTGCCGTACTCCTTGGGCCTACCGGAGGATATGTTATGATGTGGCCCTTCTCGGCATTACTCATTGGGCTATTACTCAGCAGAATCAAACTGAACGGATTCGTTGGTTATTTCCTGGCCTTTATCGTATTTGAGGTGTTTGGTTCATTGTTGATCTATGTTTCGGGCGTGCCCTGGTTAGCCTATGCTTACAAAATGTCGTTACCCGAAGCCATGATACAAGGGTTCTATCCCTATATCATCGGAGATCTGATCAAAGCCTTATTCGCTGCAATTATTATCGCACCTGTTCGCATGGTCTTCCCTCCACAGCGACTGACAGGCAACATGAACTCAACGGTTGTGCGAGCAGATTCCTGA